The Iamia sp. SCSIO 61187 genomic sequence GCGTCCAGGGCGTCGAGGCGGGCCGCGGCGGCGGCGAGGGTCGTGCCGTCGGGGGCGGGCCGGTCCGAGGCGATCCGGCCCAGGCTGGTGAGGTAGCGGCGGGCGTCGTCGACCCGCCGCTCGTCGAGGGCGAGGGCGAGGTTGGCCCAGGCGTCGTCGGCGGTCCGACCGACCGACTCGACCTGCTCGCGCAGGCGCACCAGGTCGGGCAGGTCCTCGCCCCACGCGGCGGCGTCGTGGATGCGCTCGGCGGCGGCGGCGAGGCGCCCGGCCTCGAGGTCGGCGGCGGCCCGCCCGAGGTCCTCGGCGGCCTCGTCGTAGGCCCGGAGGTCGAACCGGCAGGACCCGCAGCGCACGTCGCTGCGGGCTGCCGTCGTGCCGCACCGGGGGCAGCTGCGGTAGAGGTCGCCGCCGCAGCGCGAGCAGGTGGTGACGTGGTCGTGGCGGGTGTTGGTCGCGTTGCAGGTCGCGCAGACGACGTAGTCCGCGATCGAGCCCACGTCGATGGGGGCGTGCAGGGCCCGGGCGACCTCGACGACGAGGTCCCGGGCCGCGCCGGGGTCGAGCCCGGCCGACACCGCCTCCCGCGTCAGGCGCTCGGACTCGGCCGCGCTGACGCGGTCCTCCAGCAGGACGGCCGTCTCGATGGCGGGGCGGATCTGCTCCCGCACCCCCTCCTCGATCCCGGCCAGGTAGCGGCGGGGGTCGCCGCGGACGAGGAGGGTCTCGGACAGGGCCAGCAGCTCGTCGACGACGGTGCGGAGCCGGTCGTGGCGGCGCTGGCGGTTGCGGGCGTCGATGGCCTCCCGCCGGGCCTCGATGGCGTCGGTCGGGGCCCCGACGGGCAGGCCCAGGAAGTCGTAGAGGGTGCGGTGGGCGCCACCGTCGCGGTCGAGCCGCTCGAGCTCGGCCAGGAGGGCCGCCACCTGCTTGCGCTGGGCGGCGGGGACGGGCTCGACGCCGTCGTCGCGGTCTTCGATCAGGGTGCGGTCGGCCAGGCGGGCGTCGATCTGGGCCGCGGTGATGCCCTCGAGGGCGGCGAGGGAGCGGAGCCGGTCCAGCCGGTCCCGGGGGATCCCGCCGTGGCGGCGCTCGAGGGCGTCGAGCAGCTCGTCGACCCGGGCGGCGGCGGCCGCGTCGGCGGACGCCGAGGCGCCCTGGACCCGGGCCCGGGCCTCGGCCCGCCGGCCGGGGTCGAGCAGCTGGGATGAGATGGCGTCCTGCTGGTCCAGCAGCGACGCGACCAGGCCCTTGTAGCGGGGGCTCGACCGTTCCTTGCGCCAGAAGGCGATCACCTCGCCCATCCGCTGGCGGATGAGCTCCTCGTCGTCGACCGACGGGTCGAGGCCCACGACCGCGAAGGGGTCGCTGACGTCGTGCTCGCCCCGGTCGAGCAGCGGCTTCAGGATCTCCTTGCGGTACGAGTTCGCGTCGAACGCCGTCATCGCTCACCGCGGACACGGATGGTGCCAGGCACCATCCGTGTCCCGTCCCGGGGGGTCACATCGACGGCTTGCGCAGGTCGACGTCGCCCTTCTCGGAGGCGATCGTCTCGGGGCTGAGGGCGGCTCCCGTCTCGACCCGGAGGTGGAGGGGCTCGTCCATGGCCACGTGGCGGCCGGTCACCTCGAGGGTGCCGTCGCTGCCCATGGCGAAGGTGACCTCGACGGCGGCGCCCTTCTTGTGGCCCGGCGGGATGCCGGTGATCGAGCCCGAGATCAGCAGGGAGTTGTCCTCGGGGTCCTCGGACTCCTCGCTGCCGCCCTGCTCGAAGACGTCGATCTGCACCTCCGACTGGTCGTCGACGACGGTGTAGAAGGTGTCGGTCACCACCAGCGGCAGGTTGTCGTTGCGGTGCGTGAGGAACGACGCCGTCGTCTTCCCGTCCGACCCCTGGATCAGGAGCCCGAAGCCGCGGGAGCAGACGTTCTGCACCTGGGTGCCGACCAGGTCCGAGACCACGTCGCTGGGCAGTCCGTAGCTCTCGGCCGCGTCACCGATGACCTTGCTCAGGTCGACGCTGTCGGCGTCGTCGATGGACTGGCCCTCGGCCAGCTTGCCCTGGGCGACCAGGTCGTCGATCACGACCTGCTCGATCTCCTTCTTCTGGCCGTAGATGGCGGCGCCCTTGGCCACCGCCAGGTCGGGGTCGGCCAGCTGCGGGTCGAAGCCGAAGTCGGCGCGCAGCCGCTCGGCCACGACGGGCATCTTCGACGAGCCGCCCACGAGGAGGACCCGGTCGATGGTGGTGACGCCGCGGGCCTCGGCCGCCTTGGTGACCGCCCGCGTGAGCTGCATCGTGCGGGTCAGCAGGCTGGCGGTGAGCTGCTCGAGCTCGGCGCGGGTCACGGTGATGTTGGCCCGGTGCCCGGCGTGGACGACCAGCACGTCGGTCGAGTCCCGGTTGGTGAGGTTCTGCTTGGCCTCCTCGGCGGCGGAGATGAGGTCCTGGGCGCCGTAGGAGTCGTCGAGGGGGTCCTCGGCGTCGGGGCACTCCTCCATGAAGCGCTCCGACAGGTGGGTCGCCAGGCGGGCATCCCAGTCGGCGCCCCCCAGCTCGTGGTCGCCGTCGGTGGTGATCACCTTGATCTTGCGCTCGGACAGCTCGATGACGGTGACGTCGAAGGTCCCGCCGCCGAGGTCGTACACCAGCACCGTCTCGGCCTCGGTGCCCTGGCTGGCGAACCCGTAGGCGAAGGCGGCGGCCGTCGGCTCGTTGATGATGTCGACGACGTTCATGCCGGCGTACTCACCGGCCAGCTTGGTGGCCTTGCGCTCCTCGTCGCCGAAGTAGGCGGGGACGGTGATGACCACGTCGGTGACCGGCTCGCCGGTCTGGCGCTCGACGTCGCCGGCCAGGGCCTTGAGGATGAAGGCGCTGATGGCCGGGGCCGACCACTCCTTGCCCTGGGCCGAGAACCGCCACTCGTGGTCGCCCATGCTGCGCTTGACGAGCGAGGCCACGTTGTCCGGGTTGATCCGGGCCTGGCGCTTGGCCTGCTTGCCCACGACCACCTGGTCGTCGGTGTCGAACAGCACCACCGACGGGGTCGTGGGCTCGTTGTCGAGGTTGGTGAGGACCTCGGGGCGGCCGAAGCGGTCGACCCGCGAGATGCACGAGTACGTCGTGCCCAGGTCGATGCCGTAGACGGTGTTGGCCATCAGGTCACTCCTCGGAGGGGGTGTCGTCGTCGGGTGGGGGTGGGGCGGCGAAGACCTCGACCTCGGCCGGGCGGAAGGCCCGGCCCTCGTCGTCGGCGAACCCGGGTCGGCGGACCGAGGCGATGGTGCCCGGCTCGCCGTCGGTCGAGGCGACCCGGCCGACCCCCTGGTGCCGGGTGGCGTCGAGGGGGTCGCCCACCGCGGGGGTGAACGGCGTCAGGCCCCAGCGGGCCAGCGTGTCGATCAGGCGCGACCCGACCAGCTCGAGGTCGGCGCGGGCCTCGGGGTGGCAGGCCGAGGTGAGCTGGGCCACCTCGTCCGACAGCCGCACCAGGTCGCGCAGCATCGGGCGGGTGGCCGACGCCAGCTCGCCGGCCCGGAGCCGCTGGTTCTCGCCGTGGAGCTCGGCCACGTGCTCGTCGGCCCGGCGGGTGAGGCGCACCAGCTCCTCGACGCTGCGCTGGAGCCCGGCCAGCCCCGTGCTCACCGTCTCCTCCCGGGCCGTGGCGGCCAGGTCGGGCAGGAGCGAGTCGACGCCCTCGCGGACCCCGGTGATGTCGGCCCGGGCCCCGGCGACCTCCTCGAGCAGGGGAGCCAGGTCCCCGTCGCCGGCGGACGGCTCCTCCGGGGTCGGTGGTGCGTCCTCGGGGGGCGTGGGGGCGGCGTCGCCGACGGGCTCGCCCGCGGCGCCGCCGCGGGACCCCGTGACCTCGGCGACGAGCACGGCGTCGGGCTCACCGGTGGGGACCTCGGTCTCGGGATCGGTGGCCGGAGCCGGGTCGGGCGCGCCGGCGCCTTCGTCGCCGGTCCCCGTCGCCTCGGCCACCAGGACGGCGTCGGGCTCGCCGGTGGGGACGTCGTCGGTCCCTCCCGGGGCACCGTCCGGCGGGGCGGCCGGGGTGGGCTCGGTCTCGGCGTCCTCGGGGCTCGGACCAGGCGCAGCGGCGTCGGACACGGCCGGAAGTGTACGCACGCCCTGTCGCGCTCGGTCCTCGGGGTGCGGCGCCGGGTCGGTCCGTCGCGACCGAGGTCGGGGGTGGTCGACGGGGTGAGGGGTGGGGTCACCGGACGACCGACCCGGCGAAGGGGGCGCTGGTAGGGTCCGCCCCCGCGCCGCTCGATGGACGGGCGGTCACCTCGAGCGCATCCCTTCGGAGGACGAACCCATGGCTGTTTCGCTGAGCAAGGGCGGCAACGTCTCGCTGTCGAAGGAGGCCCCGGGCCTCACCGACATCGTCGTCGGTCTGGGCTGGGACGTCCGGGCCACCGACGGCACCGACTTCGACCTCGACGGCAGCGTGTTCCTCGTGAACGCCGAGGGCAAGGTCCGCTCCGACGCCGACTTCATCTTCTACAACAACCTCAAGTCGGCCGACGGCTCCGTCGAGCACACCGGCGACAACCGCACCGGTGCCGGCGAGGGCGACGACGAGCAGGTCAAGGTCAACCTGGTGAGCGTGCCGGCCGACGTCGACAAGATCGTCGTGGGCGTCACCATCGACCAGGCCGACGCCCGGGGCCAGAACTTCGGCCAGGTGTCCAACGCGTTCATCCGCGTGCTCAACGGCTCGGACCAGAGCGAGATCGCCCGCTACGACCTCTCCGAGGATGCGTCGGTCGAGACCGCCATGGTCTTCGGCGAGGTGTACCGCAACGGCGACGAGTGGAAGTTCCGGGCCGTCGGCCAGGGCTTCGCCGGTGGCCTGGGCCCGCTGGCCCAGAGCTACGGCGTGAACGTCTGAGCCTTCCGACGCTGACAGCCCTCGGGGGCGTCCACCCGTGGCCCTGACCCGCGGCCAGCGCCTCCGGGTCACGGACCTCGGCGTCTCCGACGACCTCGTCCTCGGCCTCGGGGTCCGTCCGGCGGGCTTCGAGGTCGTGGTCGCCGGGCTCGAGGAGGACGAGACCCTCGTCGATCGCGGGTTCCTCCTGTCGCGCCATCAACCCACGTCGTTCAGCGGCAGCGTGGCCATCGGCCCCGGTTCCGGCGGCGACACCGTCGCCGTGACCGTCCAGCTGGCCCGGGTGCCGTCGTCGGTCCAGACCCTGCGGATCGCCCTGATCGGCGATGCCCGGCTGTCGGCGGCCGACCTCGAGGAGGCGTGGCTGCGGGTCCTGGCCGACGGGCACGAGACGGCCCGGTGGTCGTTCACAGGCGCCGAGCTGTCAGGCGAGCGGGCCATCATCGTGGCCGACCTCTACCGCCGCGACGGGTGGCGGATGGTGCTCCACGGCACCGGGTACCGGGCCGGGCTGCGGGCGTTCCTCGAGCGGATCGATGGCGGCACGCGCCTCCCCGGGGCGCCCGAGCCGGCCCCGCCGCAGCCGGCGACGCCACCCGTGCCACCGCCGGCGGCACCTGCCCGGGGGGCGGCGCCCTTCCCCCCACCACCCGGCGTCCCCGCCCCGCCGCCCCCTCCGCCGGCGCCCGGACCCCCACCGCGCCCGGCGCCGCCGCCGGCCGCCGGTGCCCCGGGGAGCGCTCCGGGATGGGCGCCGACACCCGGGACTCCGCCCCGCCCCGACCTGCGCTCCGCCCGTCGGCGCCCCCTGCGCACCGGGCTCACCTGGCGCGAGCGGATCTTCAGCGTGCCCGTGGCCAGGGCCCTCGCCTCGCCGTCAGGTCTGGGCCTGGCCGCCGGCGGTGCCGTGGCGGGCGGTGTCGGCGCGGTGGTGACGAGCGTGCCGGTCGTCCTGGGCGCCGCCGGCCTGGGCGGGCTGGCGTGGCTGGGGCGCGGCGCCGTGGCCATCCCCCGCAGGCGGGGCGAGAAGATCGACCCCTTCGCCCTGCGCGAGCCCTGGCGCAGCTTCGTGCGCGACGCCAGGGAGGCCCACGAGACCTTCCAGCGGTTGGTCGAGCGGACGCCGGAGGGACCTCTGCGCGACCGGCTGGCCGAGATCGGCGGGCGCCTCGAGGACGGCCTCCACGAGTCCTGGCGGATCGCCTCGCGGGGCGAGTCGCTCGTCGAGGCCCGTCTCGCCATCGACGATCCCGCCGTGCGGGCCGAGCTGGCCTCCCTCCACACCGCCGGCCGCACCCACGACGACACGTCGCGGGCCCGGTTGGCCGAGGCGCTGCAGAGCCAGATCGACGCCGCCGACCGCCTCGACCGCATCATCGACGAGACCTACGACCAGCTCCGTCTGATGGACGCCCGCATGGACAACGCCGTGGCCCGGGCCCTGGAGATCTCCGTCAGCGCGACCGACCAGGCCGCCTACGGCCGCCTCGGCGTCGAGGTCGACGGCCTGGTCGACGACCTCGAGGCCCTCCGCCAGGGCCTCGAGGAGGTGCGGGGCGCCCAACCCGGCTCCTCCCAGCCCGGCTGACGACGGATGGGGTCAGACCCCATCCGTCGGACGGGCCGGGTACGCACATCGGGGGCCTCGTGCGAGTGAGTGGTCGTGGAGGCGCCGATGACGACCGATGACGTCACCCGGTCGGAGTTCGACGAGCTGTACCGGACCGACTGGCACGCGGTGGTGGCCCTGGGCTGGACGCTGAGCGGCTCCCGGGCGACGGGCGAGGAGCTGGCCCAGGACGCCTTCCTCGACGCCTACCGCCGGTGGGACGACGTGGGCGCGCTCGACAGGCCCGGGGCGTGGGTCCGGCGGGCCGTCGCCAACCGGGCCGTGTCGCACCGCCGCCACCTCCAGGTGGTCGCCGCCGGTTCGGCCCGCTTGGAGACCGCGGCCCGCGTGGCCCAAGGCGCGGCCGACGCACCCCCCGACACCGATCCCGACTTCTGGGCCGCCGTCCGGGCACTGCCCGAGCGCCAGGCCCAGGTGATCGCCCTCCACTACCTGGAGGACATGGACGTCGCCGCCATCGCCGCCCTGCTCGACGTGCGGGGCTCGACCGTCCGGGTCCACCTCTCCCGGGGCCGCCGCACGCTGGCCCGCACCCTGACCGCCCCCACCCCCGAGGAGGACGCGTGAGCGACGATCGCACCCACGCCGACCTCGATGCCCGCGGCCGCGCCGCCGCCGCCGGCGTCCGCGCCGCCGTGACCGACCGGCCCGTCCCGGCGTTCGCCCCCGACGTCGTCCGCATCGACGTCGACGCCCGCCCCGACCGGACTCGGCGCCCCCGGTCCGTCGTCGGCCTGGTGGCGGCGGCCGTCGCCGCGGTGGTGCTCGTGGCCGGCGCCGTCGCCCTGGTGTCCTCGGGCGACGACGACAGCGCCCCCGCCGACCGGGTCGTCCCGGGCGCCACCTCTCGGTTCCGCCTGGGCGCCGGGCCCGAGGGCTACGACCTGGCCGGCGTGCAGGAGGGGCCCATCGACGCCCCCGGGACCGACCTCGGCACGGCGGCGGTCTACGGGGCCGACCCGGCGACGCCGACCCTGGCGGTCGCCGCCCTGCCCGTCGCCGACATGGCCGGGTGCGACCTCCTCGACGCCCCGGACGACTGCGTGCCCCAACCCGAGACGGCGTCGACCGCCGCCGAGGGCCTGCGGTCGATCGACATCGGCGGCCGACCGGCCTGGGACGCGTCGGAGCGGTTCGGCGGGCACGGGGTCATGGTCGAGGTCGACGACCGGATCGTGGTCGTGGTGGGCGAGCCGGCGGGCGCCGCCGCCGTCCGGACCGCCGCCGCTGCGGTCGAGATCGGCCCGGACGGGGCCGCCATCCCCGCCGCGGCTCTCCCCGCGGGGACCGAGCCGTTGGGGAGCGCCCCCCTGCTGGCGGTCCTCGGCCCCCGTGCCGGCGCCATCGGGTTCTCCGCCACCGTGGAGCCGGCGACGACCTGGTCGGTCTGGTACCAGACGGGGGTCGGTGGCGGTGTGGAGGGAGCGGTGGCGGTCGTGGTCCGGACCGGTGGCCCGCTGGAGACGGCGCTCCCCACCCTGGTGGCCGCCGACGCCCAGCAGGTCACCGTGCGCGGGCACGACGCCGTGCTGACCCGCGCCGACCTTTTCCAGCAGGTGCCGCCGATCAGCTGGTGGTCCCTCCGGTGGGAGGAGCAGCCCGGCGAGGTCGTCGAGGTCGTCGAGGTCGTCGCCACCGCGTCGGATCCGGCCCGGGACGGCCAGGACCTCGTCGCCTGGGCCGAGGACCTCGTCCCCGTGGCTCCCGACGAGCTGGACGACCTCCGTCGGCAGGTGGCGGAGCGAGGCGTGGACGCACCCGGTGTCACCGTCCTGGCCCGGGGGACCGCGACCGACAGGACGCCGTGGACCCTCGTCCACGACGCCGACGGCAGCGAGGTCGGCCTCACCTCTGGCGTGGACCTGCGTCTCGGAGCGACGGTCGGGCGGTCCTCGTCGACCTCCGGTGGGTCGAGCGACGGGCCTGAGGGATCGCCGGTCGGCGCCCCCCTGCGCGACGAGTGGGCCATCGTCGAGACCGACGAGACGGCCTGGGCCTTCGGGCCGGCCGGTCCCGAGGTGGCGGAGGTGGAGGTGCGCGACCCCGCGGGAGACCTCATCGCCCGGGGCGAGGTCCACGAGGCCGCCGGCATCCGGGCCTGGCTCGCCGAGCTGCCCACCGGCCTGATCGACGCCGGTCGGTCCGACGAGGTCGTGTTCGTGGCCCTCGACGCCGACGGCGCCGAGGTCGACCGGGTGGCGGGCTGACGACGGGTCGGTGAGACCCGACACATGGGGTCTGACCCCATCCGTCGGGCTAGCGGCCGCCGAAGGGGTTGTTGCCGGCGAAGCCGGAGCCGAAGAGGTCGCCCAGGCTCTGGGGGACGCCCTGGGCGTTGGTGGCCACGGCGTTGAACGGCGGCAGCATCTCGGCCGGCTGGACGATGACCTGGCCCTCGCCGGTGAAGTTCATCTGCCAGCTCTCACCGGTGTTGGCCCGCATCGAGGTGACCGACGAGCTGGTGACGGCGGCCTGCATGCTCACCGCCAGCGACGAGCTCCAGCCGAGGACGGCGTCGGCGTCGGCGAAGTAGTAGTTCGACGGATCGACGTTCATCACCAGCGGGGCGCCCTGGGAGCAGCAGACGAAGTGGCCGTTGCCGGTCAGCTCGATGTTGAAGGCGTCCATGCCGCCGATCTGCTGGCCGGTGTCGACCCGGACGACGTCCCACCGCAGCCCGGGGCTGAAGGCGAGGAGGTTGTCCTTGTCGATGGTGAAGCTGTCGCCCTTGAGCTCGAGGATGAACAGGTCCTGGGCCTGGTTGGCGAAGTAGACGGTGCCGGCGCCGGAGACCTTCATCAGCGGGAGGACCTGGCGGGTCATCCGCGAGGTCTGCTGCTGGGCCCACGAGCGGGAGTTGCCGTCGAAGGTGACGCCGCCCTGGTAGGCGATCATCGAGCCCGACTTGGCGAACAGCTCCTTCATCCCCGACGACTGGCCGAGGGTGACCTTGAGCATCTTCCCGTTCTGGAGGGCGAAGGCCTCGTTCGACTCGACCGGGGTGTTGCTGAACAGCGTGTCGCGGCCGAACCCGTCGGCCCCGGGGGCTCCGTAGATGTTGCCCATGCCGGGCGGCTGGCCGTAGCCGGGCGCCCCGGGCTGGGGTGGGTAGCCGCCGGGCTGGGGCGGGTAGCCCCCGGGCTGGGGCGGGTACCCACCGGGCTGGGGTGGGTAGCCGCCCGGCTGCGGCGGGTAGCCCCCGGGGGGGCCGGGCTGGGGCGGGTAGCCGCCCTGCGGGGGGTAGCCGCCTTGGGGGGGATAGCCCATGGGTCTCTCCTCAATGCCTTCCTGGTCGGCCTCGCGGGGCTCGGCCTCAACCTCTCACGGAGAACTTGGACGACGCGTCCTCGGCCGGCTGGACCACCACGAAGCCCTGGCCCTGGAAGCCGAGCTGGAAGGCCTCGCCGGATCCCCGGCCGGGGATGAGGCTGCTGAACTTGGCGGTGCGCCGGGGGGTGATCTGGAGCCCCTCGGTGTAGGCGACGAGGGCATCGGTGTCGACGAAGGTCGGCGCCTCGCGAGTGTCGAGCACGGCGGGCGTGCCCCGGCTGGTCAGCGCCACCCAGCCCTGGCCGCGCAGCACCACGTTGAACATGCCCATCCCGGAGAAGGCCATCTTCACGTCCTTCACCCGCTCGATGCCCCACTGGAGGGTGTTCTCGAAGGCGAGGATGTTGGGGCCGTTGACCGAGAGGGCCTCGTTGGCCAGCTGCATCACCACGACGTCGGCGCCGTAGTCGGCGAGGTACAGCTCGCCCTGGCCGGTGGCCTGCATCAGCTGGACACCCTCGCCCGTGGCCCACGACTTGATGAGGTTGCCCATCGCCGGCGGGTTGGGGTTGAAGTCGATCAGCCCCTTGTAGGCGACCATCGAGCCGGCCTTGGCCATGATGTCGACCCCCGGCTGCATGATGACCTTGGCCATCTTCGAGCCGTGGTTCGACATCCGATCGCCGATCGGCGTCGGCTGGTACTGCTGGGTGAGAAAGCCTTCCATCGTCCCTCCTCTGGCCTCAGACCTCGTAGGGCTGGACGACCACGAAGGCCTCGCCCATCCCCATGAAGTCGAGGCATCCGGTCTCGGCCGACTGGCCGGCGTACAGGTTGCGCTGGACCCGGACCTGGCTCGACACGCTGACCCGCATGCCGGCCGACCAGGCCACGGTGGCGTTGACGTCGGTCGACGTCGGGCCCTGGACCGGGATCGTCATCGGGGTCCCGTGCGTCATCACCACGATGGTGCCCTGGCCGGACACCTCGATGTGGAAGAAGCCGCCGCCGGGGAGGCCGGCGCTCTCCATCCGCTTGGTCTCGACCGCCAGCGTCGCGTCCATGCACAGGACGTTGTTGGCGTTGATGTTGATCGTGCGGCCGTTGAGCTCGACGATGTGGAGGTCGGTCGAGTCCTCGGCCAGGAAGACCTCGCCCTCGCCCCGGCAGATCATCATGCTCAGGCCCTGGCCGGTCATCTTGTTCTCGAGCATCTTCTTGAGCCCGCCCGAGCCCTTGTGGTCGAACTCGATGTTGCCCTGGTAGGCGACCATCGAGCCCTTGCGGGTGAGCACCTCGGGGCCGAGGGTCACCTTGATCATCTTCGAGCTCTGCTGGGTGTAGCGACCGGTGGTCGGCTTCTCCTTGTACTGCGCCAGGCTGTTCATGGCCCCGGGCGGGGTCGGCTGGTACATCGTCGGCGTGTCGCCGTAGCCCTGGGCCGGCGCCTTCGACAGGTCGATGGTGCCGCCGGGGGCGCCCGTCGGGGCGGCGGCCGCCGGTGCCGCCGGGGCCTGCGGCGGTGGGGCCGGGGCGGGACCGCCGGGGGGAGCACCGAACTGCGGCGCCGGCTGAGGGGCCGGTGCCGGCCCGCCGGGGGGCGGGGCGAAGCCCGGGGCGGGGGCGGGTGCCGGCGCGGGCCCGCCGGGGGGCGGGGCGAAGCCGGTGTTGGCCGGGGGCGCGGCCGGCGCCGGCTCCTCGTCGGCGACCTCGCCGCCGTAGGAGCGGATGAGGTCGGCCAGGCCGCCGTTGAACCCCTGGCCCACGGCGGCGACCCGCCAGACGCTCTTCATGTAGACGTCGCCGATGATGATGGCCCGCTCGCCGGAGAAGTCGGCCCCGGAGAAGGTGAACTTCATGACCTCCTCGCCGCCGACCACGATGCGGAACCAGCCGCTGCTGATCTGGCCGGCGGTGGCGTCGTCGCTGGCGGCGCAGATCGAGAGCTTGCGGATCTTGTCCGGCACCTTGTCGAGGGTGAGCCGGAACGACTCCGTGTCGCCCGACTGGGCCCCGAGGAGCTGGATCGACTCCTCGGGCGACTTGGGCTGGTTGAAGAACACGAAGTAGCTGTCGTCGGACAGCTTGTCGGCCTCGTCGAGGCCGAAGCACGAGATGTCCCACGTCCCCGGACCCTCGATCTTGACGCCGACGTAGAGGTCGGTCCCCGGGGTCAGGTTCGACAGTGGGCTCTTCTGCCCACGAGAGAACTCGGTGGCCATGTGCCCCCACTCCGTCCGGTCGATGAGCGGCCGAAGTTAGCGCAGCCTCGGTGACCAGGGGGCCGGTGCGCGCCGGGGTCCTCCCACCCCCTCGGGGGTCGCCACGGATGGTGCCAGGCACCTTCCGTGGCGCCGCGCCCGGCGCCGCTGATCGAGGATCGCCCTACAGGTCGGACTCCGGGACCCACAGGCCGTGGAACCCGAAGGGCACCCGCACGGGCAGGTGCACCCGAGCCACGGGGCCGGCGGCCACGTCCTGGGCGTCGAGGATGGCGAGGGCCGAGGTGTCGGTGGTGCGGTCGTAGGCGAAGGTCAGCAGCCAGCCCTCGCCCTCGCCCCGCCCGCCGGCGACGAAGAACACCTCGCCGGCCCGCTCGTGGGGGCCCGGGTCCCAGACCTGCTCCCGCCCCGTCCGCATGTCGCGGTGGAGGGTGCCGGCGAACTCGAAGCCGTAGTCGCCGGTGTCGTCGGTGGTGACGTACCAGGCATGGCGGACCTCCGTGCCCGTGTGGCGCCGGTCGATCATCGGCAGGTCCATGTCGACGTCGTTGAGCTGCTCGCGGCGGAGCGTGAGGGCGTCGCCGCCGGTGCCGATGCGCCACTCGTGGAGGCGCGAGGGCACGAGGTCTCCGTCGGGCCCGAAGGCCGAGTCGAGCTGGTTCAGGTGGAGCACCACGTCGTCGCCCTCGCGGTGGGCGTTGGTGCCGTGGAAGACGAAGCTCGGGTCCATGTCGACCCAGCGCATCTGGGAGCCGTCGCCGTCGAGGGGCATGACGCCGACCCGGGTCGGGCCGCCCTCGGGGTCCCACCCGTAGGGGAACCCCGGCACCGAGCCCTCGACGCCGAAGAGCACGGGGCCGATCCAGAAGATGACGTCGCGGTCGGTGACGGCGAAGTCGTGGATCATGGTGGCGACGGGGATGTCGATCGGCGTGCTGTGGACCAGCCGGCCGTCGGCGTCGGCCACGTGGTAGGTGAGCAGCGGATCCATGAACCCGTAGCCGAAGAAGTGCATCCGCCCGGTGGCGGGGTCGATCTTCGGGTGGGCCGTCATCCACGTGTCGAGGCGGCCTCCGAAGTCGTAGGGGCCGACGGTGGTGAGGTCGGCGGTCAACAGCTCGTAGGGGAAGCCGACCTCGCCGAGGGTGAGCAACCGCCCGGCGTGCTGGACGATGGCGACGTTGCTCTGGCTGATGTCGCCCCCGGGGACCCCGGCGTCGGCGAACTCGATGCCCTGGTCGTAGAGCGTCGTGTGCACGTAGCGGTTGCGGTACCAGGTCGCCCGGCCGTCCTCGATCCGCATCCCGTGGACCATGCCGTCGCCCATGAACCAGTGGGGTGAGCGGCCGGTGGTCGAGTTCGACCCGTTGCGGACGTAGAGCCCCGACAGCTCCGACGGGATCGTCCCCGTGACCCGCAGGTCGGTGACGGTGGACTCGTCGGGCACGGGGGCGAAGGCGCCCTGCTCCCAGTACGGGGTGTCGGGGTCGTAGGCGGCGACGCTGGCCGCCGGCCGCGCCGGCCGCGTGGTGGTCGTCGTGCCGCGCCCGTCGCGCCGGTCGTCGTCGCCCCCGCACCCGGCCAGGGCGCCGACGCCGCCGAGGGCGAGGCCGGCCGCCCCCAGCCCCATGGCCCGCAGGACGGCGCGACGCTCGATCGCCACCTCCCGCGCGACCGGGTGGATCGACCCATGCCCCCTGGTGCCCATCGGCGGCACCGTACTCCGACCCCCGCCGCCCGTCCTGGGGACGATCCCGGGCGCCCTGGCGCCCACCCATCGTCCCACCCCGCCCTGCTTGCCGAAGCGGCAACCACCATTGCTGTCTGGTCGGGCGCTCCGTACCGTCGTCGCCATGGACACCGCCGCCACCCCCGCCAGCCCCGCCGACCCCTACGACGTCGTCGTCGTCGGCGGGTCCGTCGCCGGCCTCTCGGCCGCC encodes the following:
- a CDS encoding zinc finger-like domain-containing protein; protein product: MTAFDANSYRKEILKPLLDRGEHDVSDPFAVVGLDPSVDDEELIRQRMGEVIAFWRKERSSPRYKGLVASLLDQQDAISSQLLDPGRRAEARARVQGASASADAAAAARVDELLDALERRHGGIPRDRLDRLRSLAALEGITAAQIDARLADRTLIEDRDDGVEPVPAAQRKQVAALLAELERLDRDGGAHRTLYDFLGLPVGAPTDAIEARREAIDARNRQRRHDRLRTVVDELLALSETLLVRGDPRRYLAGIEEGVREQIRPAIETAVLLEDRVSAAESERLTREAVSAGLDPGAARDLVVEVARALHAPIDVGSIADYVVCATCNATNTRHDHVTTCSRCGGDLYRSCPRCGTTAARSDVRCGSCRFDLRAYDEAAEDLGRAAADLEAGRLAAAAERIHDAAAWGEDLPDLVRLREQVESVGRTADDAWANLALALDERRVDDARRYLTSLGRIASDRPAPDGTTLAAAAARLDALDAEVEAAVATAAGAEDGAERERALLAVLDRFPGASAVATALADVGVQPATGVVAERTGAAITVHWSPSASPGPVEYRVARTIDRSGGSSTPLGRTTATALEDAGPPAGEPVTYAVVAARLGVTAPEARSQPVVHAPAVTGLEAVEHDGAVELRWRTVRTGDVWVERSEPDAPGAMTRKLRGGPTGVLDSAVRTGTHYRYDVQVEYPATATSPATRSAVASVEADAFAVPGAPPAPTVQPSARSITVTVPDPGPGVDVVVLRAGTAPTVTPGTDLDDAGRRDLGGALAGRDGRAFDAADGGPRWYVPVHAVRGHNVVGPAVAHPGVAEVERVRVDVDATGPIVRWDWPAGCTEAVIHWSTGADPVEPGGPGVTESRTTNTAYDIHGGWRPPGVTTAPLQVLVLAAGRIDGQRVPVPGWSDAARASL
- a CDS encoding Hsp70 family protein, translated to MANTVYGIDLGTTYSCISRVDRFGRPEVLTNLDNEPTTPSVVLFDTDDQVVVGKQAKRQARINPDNVASLVKRSMGDHEWRFSAQGKEWSAPAISAFILKALAGDVERQTGEPVTDVVITVPAYFGDEERKATKLAGEYAGMNVVDIINEPTAAAFAYGFASQGTEAETVLVYDLGGGTFDVTVIELSERKIKVITTDGDHELGGADWDARLATHLSERFMEECPDAEDPLDDSYGAQDLISAAEEAKQNLTNRDSTDVLVVHAGHRANITVTRAELEQLTASLLTRTMQLTRAVTKAAEARGVTTIDRVLLVGGSSKMPVVAERLRADFGFDPQLADPDLAVAKGAAIYGQKKEIEQVVIDDLVAQGKLAEGQSIDDADSVDLSKVIGDAAESYGLPSDVVSDLVGTQVQNVCSRGFGLLIQGSDGKTTASFLTHRNDNLPLVVTDTFYTVVDDQSEVQIDVFEQGGSEESEDPEDNSLLISGSITGIPPGHKKGAAVEVTFAMGSDGTLEVTGRHVAMDEPLHLRVETGAALSPETIASEKGDVDLRKPSM
- the grpE gene encoding nucleotide exchange factor GrpE, yielding MSDAAAPGPSPEDAETEPTPAAPPDGAPGGTDDVPTGEPDAVLVAEATGTGDEGAGAPDPAPATDPETEVPTGEPDAVLVAEVTGSRGGAAGEPVGDAAPTPPEDAPPTPEEPSAGDGDLAPLLEEVAGARADITGVREGVDSLLPDLAATAREETVSTGLAGLQRSVEELVRLTRRADEHVAELHGENQRLRAGELASATRPMLRDLVRLSDEVAQLTSACHPEARADLELVGSRLIDTLARWGLTPFTPAVGDPLDATRHQGVGRVASTDGEPGTIASVRRPGFADDEGRAFRPAEVEVFAAPPPPDDDTPSEE
- a CDS encoding TerD family protein, with product MAVSLSKGGNVSLSKEAPGLTDIVVGLGWDVRATDGTDFDLDGSVFLVNAEGKVRSDADFIFYNNLKSADGSVEHTGDNRTGAGEGDDEQVKVNLVSVPADVDKIVVGVTIDQADARGQNFGQVSNAFIRVLNGSDQSEIARYDLSEDASVETAMVFGEVYRNGDEWKFRAVGQGFAGGLGPLAQSYGVNV